One stretch of Harmonia axyridis chromosome 1, icHarAxyr1.1, whole genome shotgun sequence DNA includes these proteins:
- the LOC123679998 gene encoding uncharacterized protein LOC123679998, translating into MYHLIFSILIIFGTLKDTFGDLEGVKDDELIELIRNEKYLIVLFTQKNCEECINLENELIGLREVLVEELDAWVVKVENSQMTRLYSPPGKEPILVFFRHGIPLLYYGSPNEEEILHTFTYNKEPISKELTDETFEHLTQAATGATTGDWFVMFYTSDCIDCQRLQAIWEAVGAKVKESRVNIARVNRATTGAATARRFNIYDVPTFILFRRGNMYRYRFQKYDFDSLALFAKDSFRNMKAEKIPLPKTPFDDLVALIAVYMKDYPWLWPVGVGILCIIILDILRRIIMSNR; encoded by the exons ATGTATCActtgattttttcgatattaataatatttgGGACTTTGAAAGATACCTTCGGAGATTTGGAAGGAGTCAAAGATGATGAATTAATAGAACTcattagaaatgaaaaatatctgaTTGTTCTGTTCA CTCAAAAGAACTGTGAAGAGTGTATTAACTTGGAAAATGAGTTGATTGGTCTCAGGGAAGTTTTGGTCGAAGAATTAGATGCCTGGGTTGTTAAAGTTGAAAACAGTCAAATGACACGTCTGTATTCCCCTCCAGGGAAAGAACCAATTTTGGTATTTTTCCGTCATGGAATTCCTCTACTCTATTATG gAAGCCCTAATGAAGAGGAAATTCTTCACACATTTACATACAATAAAGAACCAATTTCCAAAGAATTAACAGATGAAACTTTTGAACATCTAACACAGGCTGCCACTGGTGCCACCACAGGAGATTGGTTTGTCATGTT CTACACTTCAGATTGTATTGACTGCCAGAGATTACAAGCAATATGGGAAGCAGTAGGTGCCAAAGTGAAAGAGTCTCGTGTAAATATTGCCAGGGTAAATAGAGCAACTACTGGTGCAGCTACAGCTAGAAGGTTCAATATTTATGATGTACCTACTTTCATATTGTTTCGTCGGGGTAATATGTACAGATATCGATTCCAAAAATATGATTTTGACTCATTAGCATTGTTTGCAAAAGACTCATTCAGAAACATGAAAGCTGAGAAAATTCCTTTACCAAAAACACCTTT tGATGATTTAGTGGCTCTCATAGCAGTTTACATGAAGGATTATCCGTGGTTATGGCCAGTAGGTGTTGGAATATTGTGCATTAtcattttagatattttgagaAGAATTATAATGAGTAATAGATGA
- the LOC123688820 gene encoding uncharacterized protein LOC123688820, with translation MTSTKKSPEFIKITEEDLIEAGMLPRKPKSRESKAGCPVKEPTFSLIKIDEKYLEELRLEAAQCDSNFSIGLKKTNSSKKNEGSNTLYKMKRSSAISRRSSNISKDIVKKALNNMGNVSNNCSQKNERVKFTPDMLGTLEEDSRQGNARKKLFITNSFKNNISTKLFKGSRNSTTSHHRSSPLLNINKCQTSLKKSNSTKTSDQKYPSVINTPSRLSVVQEERNSITPSKAGNTNKNSSLRSSTSSNTEFEMMEQMCKQQDTKETRNSINKILHIMKLDQDEFKAFRDAHDRRMLDINNILKEIIESPANSVFTKESEMKPKTPKKTPVKSNNISNNVEDLRKNVLKMNIGRVLGHTPKREKAEKMYNGLRDVYGILETPKFDKIPRGDSKNISTKLQEQCLMLLDTPQHK, from the exons ATGACAAGTACTAAAAAAAGCCCAGAATTCATCAAAATAACCGAAGAAGATTTAATAG aagCAGGTATGCTACCGCGAAAACCAAAGAGTAGGGAATCCAAAGCAG GATGTCCTGTGAAAGAACCAACGTTTTCTCTAataaaaatagatgaaaaatatttggaag aaTTGCGTTTAGAAGCTGCCCAATGTGACTCTAACTTTTCTATCG gaTTGAAGAAGactaattcatcaaaaaaaaatgaaggaagTAATACCCTTTATAAAATGAAGCGAAGCAGTGCTATCAGTCGTAGATCTTCCAATATATCTAAG GATATCGTAAAAAAAGCTTTGAATAATATGGGGAATGTATCGAATAATTGCTCCCAGAAAAATGAAAGGGTGAAATTTACCCCAGATATGCTTG GAACTTTGGAAGAAGATTCTCGTCAAGGAAatgcaagaaaaaaattatttatcacaaATTCATTTAAGAACAACATATCAACAAAACTTTTCAAG GGGTCTAGAAACAGTACTACATCACATCATAGAAGTTCTCCacttttgaatataaataaatgtcaAACATCATTGAAGAAAAGTAATTCAACCAAAACCAGTGATCAGAAGTATCCATCAGTTATAAACACTCCGTCTAGGCTTTCAGTAGTTCAAGAAGAGAGGAATAGTATAACACCTAGTAAAGCAGGAAATACTAATAAGAATAGCAGTCTTCGTTCATCAACATCATCTAATACAGAATTTGAAATGATGGAACAAATGTGTAAACAACAAGATACCAAAGAAACTCGGAATagcataaataaaatattacacATTATGAAATTAGATCAAGATGAATTTAAAGCATTTAGAGATGCTCATGATAGAAGAATGTTAGATATAAACAATatactgaaggaaataattgaGTCTCCTGCAAATTCAGTGTTTACCAAAGAAAGTGAGATGAAACCAAAGACTCCTAAAAAAACTCCAGTTAAGAGTAATAACATTTCAAACAATGTTGAAGATTTgaggaaaaatgtattgaaaatgaatattggCAGAGTATTGGGTCACACTCCCAAACGAGAAAAGGCAGAAAAGATGTATAATGGTTTAAGGGATGTATATGGAATTTTGGAAACCCCAAAGTTCGATAAAATACCTAGAGGAGActccaaaaatatttcaacgaaACTACAAGAACAATGTCTTATGCTTTTAGATACACCTCAACATAAGTGA
- the LOC123688822 gene encoding 60S ribosomal protein L30-like, translating to MGATKKQKKAIESINSRLALVMKSGKYCLGYKQTLKTLRQGKAKLIIISNNTPPLRKGEIEYYAMLAKTGVHHYTGNNVELGTACGKYFRVCTLSITDAGDSDIIKSLPTGDGTQ from the coding sequence ATGGGTGCCACCAAGAAACAGAAAAAGGCTATTGAAAGTATCAACAGTAGACTGGCCCTTGTAATGAAATCCGGCAAATACTGCTTGGGTTATAAGCAGACTTTGAAGACACTGAGACAGGGAAAAGCAAAACTTATCATCATTAGCAATAATACACCACCCCTAAGGAAAGgtgaaattgaatattatgcaatgttAGCGAAGACTGGAGTACATCATTACACTGGAAATAATGTTGAATTAGGAACTGCCTGTGGTAAATATTTCAGAGTGTGCACATTGTCAATAACCGATGCAGGAGATTCTGATATTATAAAATCTTTGCCAACAGGAGATGGAACCCAATAA
- the LOC123688818 gene encoding DNA helicase MCM9-like has product MCDQYLLAYHKNELYDILNSKNDSHHFSININFIVLFDNDPSLGNKVLKEADNLLGELDEGAQKAQKILISDLLDNGTEASFKNNVHCRIYGLPICPELHRNLFPKNYDANKFLQVSGTVVRISATKLLEFKREYICSKCKYKIISYAEYEKKNIISPPKKCLNPDGNCNSTNLISSDELKSQFCKDYQEIKIQEQVSQLGFGTMPSSMWVSLEDDLVDSCKPGDNVTICGIVKRRWSPFSPGRIFDIELAIKANHIQINNTCGLPNLVTPEIKELFSQFWDTYKNIPILGRDIILKSFCPQIFGLHIVKLAIAVVLAGGSAANQDSSTGVKTRSEPHLLLVGDPGTGKSQLLRFASKVVPRSVLTTGVGSTAAGLTVTAMMEDGEWQLEGGALVLADGGICCIDEFNSMKEHDRTSIHEAMEQQTISVAKASIVCKLSTRCSILAATNPKGNIDPMQPLCMNLALATPLLSRFDLILLIRDTVQEEWDSLVADYILTETKDNDSKFTKSQEWSLEMLQAYFTIIKKIHPPLTEEANRILASYYQLQRRQSSRNKSRTTVRLLDSLVRLSQGHARLLFHESVQIIDAVMAVILVEIGMGYQEDSILNLDMNIHSSFPDDSINSYVELLNNVLEKLNLHDILEQEINSLHSEIDSLNCGNEITTKSRYFQSMKNKEPTSNRDSNIIERDDNKHEEDKETLHNSEMERSIFQDDNSIDNLDLNI; this is encoded by the exons ATGTGTGATCAATATTTGTTAGCATACCACAAGAATGAACTATACGATATTTTGAACAGTAAAAACGACAGTCACCATTTCTCAATTAATATTAA CTTTATTGTTTTATTCGATAATGATCCTAGTCTAGGCAATAAAGTTTTGAAAGAAGCTGATAATCTTCTAGGAGAATTGGATGAAGGAGCTCAAAAAgctcaaaaaatattaatatcagATTTACTTGATAATGGAACAGAAgcatcattcaaaaataatgtACATTGCCGAATATATGGCTTGCCCATTTGTCCAGAACTTCATAGAAACcttttcccaaaaaattatgatgcaaataaatttttacaagttTCAGGAACAGTTGTTCGTATATCAGCAACAAAATTATTAGAATTCAAAAGGGAATATATATGTTCTAAAtgcaaatataaaattatttcatatgcaGAATATGAGAAGAAAAACATTATATCCCCTCCCAAAAAATGTTTAAACCCTGATGGTAATTGTAATAGTACAAATTTAATAAGTTCAGATGAACTCAAATCACAATTTTGCAAAGATTATCAAGAAATCAAGATACAAGAACAAGTATCGCAGCTTGGCTTTGGTACTATGCCAAGTTCTATGTGGGTTAGTCTAGAGGATGACTTGGTTGATTCTTGTAAACCAGGAGATAATGTTACAATTTG tgGCATTGTAAAAAGAAGGTGGTCCCCTTTTTCACCAGGAagaatatttgatattgaaCTTGCAATAAAAGCAAACCATATCCAAATAAACAATACGTGTGGTCTACCAAATTTAGTTACACCAGAAATTAAAGAATTATTTAGTCAGTTTTGGGATACTTACAAAAATATTCCCATTTTAGGTAGAGACATTATCCTGAAATCATTTTGTCCCCAG ATATTTGGTCTTCATATTGTAAAATTAGCAATCGCAGTAGTGTTGGCAGGAGGTAGTGCAGCCAATCAAGACTCTTCAACAGGAGTAAAAACCAGATCTGAGCCTCATTTATTACTTGTTGGTGATCCAGGTACAGGGAAGTCCCAACTTCTGAGATTTGCATCTAAAGTTGTTCCCAGATCAGTACTAACAACTGGGGTGGGCTCAACTGCTGCTGGTTTAACAGTTACAGCAATGATG GAGGATGGCGAATGGCAATTAGAAGGTGGAGCTTTAGTCTTAGCTGATGGTGGAATTTGCTGCATAGACGAGTTTAATTCTATGAAAGAACATGATAGAACAAGCATTCATGAAGCTATGGAACAACAAACAATAAGTGTAGCGAAG GCCAGTATAGTATGTAAACTTAGTACAAGATGTTCTATTTTGGCAGCAAcaaatccaaaaggaaatattgATCCCATGCAACCCTTATGTATGAATTTGGCTTTAGCAACCCCACTTCTTAGTCGCTTCGATTTGATTTTACTTATAAGGGATACAGTCCAAGAGGAATGGGATTCATTAGTGGCTGATTATATACTGACTGAAACAAAGGACAACGattcaaaattcacaaaaagtCAAGAATGGAGTTTAGAAATGTTGCAA GCTTACTTTacaataatcaaaaaaattcacccACCACTAACTGAAGAAGCTAATAGAATATTGGCTAGTTACTATCAACTCCAAAGAAGACAAAGCTCTCGAAACAAATCAAGAACAACTGTACGACTTTTAGATAGTCTTGTCAGACTCTCACAAGGACATGCTAGGTTGTTATTTCATGAATCGGTTCAAATCATCGATGCAGTAATGGCTGTGATTCTAGTTGAAATAGGTATGGGATATCAGGAGGATTCTATATTAAATTTGGATATGAATATTCACAGCAGTTTCCCAGATGATTCAATCAATAGTTATGTGGAGTTATTGAATAATGTTCTAGAGAAATTGAATCTTCACGATATCCTTGAGCAAGAAATTAATTCTTTGCATTCTGAAATTGATTCATTGAACTGTGGGAATGAAATAACAACCAAATCGAGATATTTTCAGAGTATGAAAAACAAAGAACCAACTTCTAATAGAGATAGCAATATTATTGAAAGAGATGACAATAAACATGAAGAAGACAAAGAAACTCTTCACAATTCTGAAATGGAAAGAAGTATATTTCAAGATGATAATTCCATTGATAATTTAGATTTAAACATCTAG